From Euzebya sp., one genomic window encodes:
- a CDS encoding thiamine pyrophosphate-binding protein, with translation MQPAVARGLVEGLAEAGVTRLFGVPGGGVNLDLIGAAAAVGIDFTLTHTEVAACIAAATHGRVTGTAGVATVTRGPGVTAAANGLAQATLDRFPLVVISDAIAQADTSRVAHQRLDQVAAARPLTKWAGVAGRADPARMGSRAARLAQAGPAGAVYLSVDASVPGDEVPDVSPTPVGDPALLAHARQLVAASRRPVVIVGLDAVAHADAVRSALDGLDCPVLVTYEAKGVVPESWPTFAGLFTGASIERPLLARADLIVGVGLDPVEPMPGPWRYDAPVVLVGSYPVETAYVGAPVEVVGDHRQVLPRVLDAARPEWPSGEGGAVRREDLDRLQVGPSADGTLTPHQVVRTVQAAVGDVVLTVDAGAHMLVAMPLWQAEGAESVLISNGLATMGFSLPAAIGAALARPGERVICMTGDGGLGMVLAELETLARLALDVTVVVFNDAALSLIEIKQGEGQGGSTAVRYHPTDFAAVAQGMGVPGVAVRDVDALRRAVADPAPGPRLVDARVDPSGYRHVIAVTRG, from the coding sequence GTGCAGCCGGCTGTCGCTCGGGGGCTGGTGGAGGGGCTGGCCGAGGCCGGCGTCACCCGCCTCTTCGGCGTGCCCGGCGGCGGGGTGAACCTGGACCTGATCGGCGCGGCCGCGGCCGTCGGGATCGACTTCACCCTGACCCACACCGAGGTGGCCGCCTGCATCGCGGCCGCCACCCACGGCCGGGTGACGGGGACCGCCGGCGTGGCGACCGTCACGCGCGGCCCAGGGGTGACCGCGGCGGCGAACGGGCTGGCCCAGGCGACCCTGGACCGCTTCCCGCTGGTGGTGATCAGCGACGCGATCGCCCAGGCGGACACATCTCGGGTCGCCCACCAGCGCCTCGACCAGGTCGCCGCCGCGCGCCCGCTCACCAAGTGGGCAGGCGTCGCGGGTAGGGCCGACCCGGCCCGGATGGGTTCGCGGGCGGCCCGCCTGGCCCAGGCCGGACCTGCGGGGGCGGTGTACCTGTCGGTCGACGCGTCGGTGCCCGGTGACGAGGTGCCGGACGTCAGCCCCACGCCCGTGGGCGACCCCGCGCTGCTGGCGCACGCGCGTCAGCTGGTGGCCGCCTCCCGGCGGCCGGTCGTCATCGTCGGGTTGGACGCGGTGGCGCACGCCGACGCGGTGCGGTCGGCCCTGGACGGGCTGGACTGCCCCGTCCTGGTGACGTACGAGGCGAAGGGCGTCGTCCCGGAGTCCTGGCCGACCTTCGCCGGGCTCTTCACCGGGGCGAGCATCGAACGGCCGCTGCTGGCGCGCGCCGACCTCATCGTCGGTGTGGGCCTCGACCCGGTCGAGCCCATGCCCGGGCCGTGGCGCTACGACGCCCCGGTGGTGCTGGTGGGCTCCTACCCGGTGGAGACCGCCTACGTCGGCGCGCCGGTCGAGGTGGTCGGCGACCACCGCCAGGTGCTCCCCCGCGTGCTGGACGCCGCACGTCCGGAGTGGCCGTCGGGGGAAGGGGGCGCGGTCCGCCGCGAGGACCTCGACCGGCTGCAGGTCGGACCGTCCGCCGACGGCACGCTGACCCCGCACCAGGTGGTGCGGACGGTGCAGGCCGCGGTGGGCGACGTCGTGCTCACCGTGGACGCCGGCGCGCACATGCTGGTGGCCATGCCCCTGTGGCAGGCGGAGGGGGCCGAGTCGGTGCTGATCTCGAACGGCCTGGCGACCATGGGCTTCAGCCTGCCCGCGGCGATCGGCGCGGCGCTCGCCCGGCCGGGGGAGCGCGTGATCTGCATGACCGGGGACGGCGGGTTGGGGATGGTGCTGGCGGAGCTCGAGACGCTCGCGCGCCTGGCCCTCGACGTGACGGTGGTGGTGTTCAACGACGCCGCGCTGAGCTTGATCGAGATCAAGCAGGGGGAGGGGCAGGGCGGCAGCACGGCGGTGCGGTACCACCCGACGGACTTCGCCGCGGTCGCCCAGGGCATGGGCGTGCCGGGGGTCGCAGTCCGGGACGTGGACGCGCTGCGACGTGCCGTGGCCGACCCCGCACCGGGCCCGCGGCTGGTCGATGCGCGCGTCGACCCGTCGGGCTACCGGCACGTGATCGCGGTCACGCGCGGCTGA
- a CDS encoding cupin domain-containing protein, with the protein MAPRIITETTFDPDDYAEELEAAPGNLDVGTKLNFENEAIRVWEVKLEPGERGPFHAHTRRYFWTVVDGGIGRQRTADGTMVVREYHEGDTNYSEHTADDPTIHDFENYGDTVMRFVTVELLD; encoded by the coding sequence GTGGCACCACGGATCATCACCGAGACGACGTTCGACCCCGATGACTACGCCGAGGAGCTCGAGGCGGCGCCGGGCAACCTGGACGTCGGCACCAAGCTGAACTTCGAGAACGAGGCGATCCGGGTCTGGGAGGTGAAGCTCGAGCCGGGGGAGCGCGGGCCGTTCCACGCCCACACCCGCCGGTACTTCTGGACCGTGGTCGACGGCGGCATCGGCCGGCAGCGGACCGCGGACGGGACGATGGTGGTGCGCGAGTACCACGAGGGGGACACCAACTACTCCGAGCACACCGCCGACGACCCGACGATCCACGACTTCGAGAACTACGGCGACACCGTGATGCGCTTCGTCACCGTCGAGCTGCTGGACTGA
- a CDS encoding cell wall-binding repeat-containing protein — protein MGTTATTNVGGWVRTPRRLLAALALVGVPLAIAVLVGQPTSAQPAAPPPSELTLGWDAALPTQHLDDAAFAFRASGPCVAQPAFWQYRASWEDPQAAARTPYDHTDDDQREELVDLVAGANVEFGRFHDLPVGCDAGTDWTLPDVPLRGLERTPQSVTVTTFRDSAAGHPAVPLILSAPAAGQQVTDVTWTVTHLPTRQPPNPPGLPPYDTDMAEISFTTPTAATGTVITLTAPNGFHFGHELRRYEVEGSSLGQLLDTDLAVATPQPHVVTIALPETATVPAGERITVTVAFVGLAPAASYANTDFSVRTDHLPAPAHPERGVTVGDGAGSQTSVGEVRLTTSSREAGRPATWSYGFMTTHELTPLVGEITITAPAGTQLPPDPRAYSLAGVGLSVINHTNTQVTLQVLSHLPPLTAVDLRIDGVTNPPAGSYAFDAFSVRTNRDSRPAHPDAGQTFAAPGANAVSEVTIRPDDPTAGARTDWEVRFRTSSIGGLAGGSHSVDLEAPVGTVLPADPSAYTFGGAPAPSVVRHELHRVTLIVPTTVQASQIAQVDIAGVVNPGPEPLPVTPLAVDSPDVEVPVSCGLRWDPPSPWPQSPRTDGAVPVPFWDSTLANHAHGYAGNQLRCIAQLQELDASGAWTDVGPEVAMRTTAGSSDIVEDVLPFAMADGQFSATVRVDYEFWMAHAGTHPLVSTSADPDPVTPETSLDRYQPPGPTASVTDVWVWRQSTEQDGAWQVSFTTSPGGALAQGSGTITLEGPPGYTFPPIGAGGNLRYQVNGVDVTAGDPLGGGQVVELVTPVAIAGNELVEVEIEMFEPPDGANRGAFLWDEPVRCAGIQRQATPDPQTTPTGGCDIGRALYTDSHTSPVTLLLQPSALVQMSVLPYKIMYQPPGDGSFASFALTQTSSTSTEFAIGQGQQHAQAQNVYASVEHEGTSGLSFGPVGFQASFGYTDFWDTTTRSVHAEATQVTNSVTYEHAFTNAWETSRLGAYGIQELGDPGAQPWEHDQFILLVNPQFAVWNRGGTSVYQMIGTQASEWAVSARTLHRCADGVPLPVPGTYYDDVDEQIILSPSDCDSLIGLDPFARAERSSVDPRTTLGDLVTPLQDMAQGVPGAGTNGQRTITITETEAQSQATDQTTAFESQLTEIVGSQYAVSAGAKLEIEGLSGGYTLTGTLKGSQTEELTTTVNYRQSRTTASSISQSVSVELGDSKNPMITSLWLDSRWGTFAFQVPAPDLGSLTPDTGRPGTLLELTGTHFWAGPAWATFCPVDGSPCADGHVVDQLSDQRVFVVAPDLPPGTVAEVRAHGPGGPSAPQTFTYEPATGPPPGPGGGGGGGGPVGPPLDPVGDIAVTPFSGPAHQTHDVVLQGSGVEQALEVHACTFDGSACTALPAPEPGGDDAIEVTLPPMGPGTIRLVVVGPDGHQPVVDSPVFIYTAPGPTITSVTPATGPAAGGGSVVIAGTDLGGATRVRFGDVDAPFAVLSDGTIRACAPAIVTVAPTTVVPVQVTTGDGTSPPGDAALFTYTAEGSAGTCTLPSTSTTPQVTGVDPAFGPLEGGTPIRIEGRDFQATTEPHTTADGTSASRVVPPPVYVGGVAATDVRFISPAVLEAVVPAGDATGTVPVRVGGPGGLSPLAAGATFTYVEDSGCLGCDDPRDPSALSLDLVRPDVIGDGSDDVVQIAAVTDDDGHPVDGVEVTFGDGTRGVGGAVSTDRFGRARTVAGVTGEGARSLTATAVGLSSTAEVIGWPVPVVTAVTPLTLSADGGTVVTITGQDLEGATAVQIGSARVAEGDPGWGGVDAAADPQVLTVTAPPGSGRVSLRVANPAAASAPTAVSYDGQRLEPFTPGIIRIAGADRFATAAALSAAAFDPGVDVAYVATGEGFADALSGGVAAALDDAPMLLVGRDALPPATAAELDRLDPGRIVVLGGPAAVSDAVVDALAVHTSGGVTRLSGSDRFATSAAVSAATFPAGADTVYIATGTDHPDALAGVPAAAQVPGPVLLVGGDAVPPVVAEEITRLDPGRIVVLGGPAAVGEDVVRQLDGVAMVARLAGADRHATAGLVAAHAFPEAVDTVVIATGQAYPDALAGGAVAGAMPAPLLLTGTSALPEVTAAQLERLAPERIIILGGPSAVGGEVEAVLAALVG, from the coding sequence ATGGGCACCACCGCGACGACGAACGTCGGGGGGTGGGTGCGCACCCCTCGGCGACTCCTGGCGGCTCTGGCCCTGGTCGGGGTTCCGCTGGCCATCGCCGTGCTGGTCGGGCAGCCGACGTCCGCCCAGCCGGCGGCCCCGCCGCCCAGCGAGCTCACGCTCGGGTGGGACGCCGCCCTGCCGACACAGCACCTGGACGACGCCGCCTTCGCCTTCCGCGCCAGCGGCCCGTGCGTCGCGCAGCCCGCGTTCTGGCAGTACCGGGCCAGCTGGGAGGACCCGCAGGCCGCCGCACGGACGCCGTACGACCACACCGACGACGACCAGCGCGAGGAGTTGGTGGACCTCGTCGCCGGCGCCAACGTCGAGTTCGGCCGTTTCCACGACCTCCCGGTGGGGTGTGATGCGGGCACGGACTGGACGCTCCCCGACGTCCCGCTCCGCGGGCTCGAGCGGACCCCCCAGTCGGTGACCGTCACCACCTTCCGCGACAGCGCCGCCGGCCACCCCGCCGTGCCGCTGATCCTGTCAGCACCGGCCGCCGGCCAGCAGGTCACCGACGTCACGTGGACGGTCACGCACCTTCCGACCCGTCAGCCGCCGAACCCCCCCGGGCTCCCGCCGTACGACACCGACATGGCCGAGATCAGCTTCACCACCCCGACCGCCGCGACCGGGACCGTCATCACCCTGACCGCGCCGAACGGGTTCCACTTCGGTCACGAGCTGCGGCGCTACGAGGTCGAGGGGAGCTCCCTCGGCCAGTTGCTCGACACCGACCTCGCGGTGGCGACCCCGCAACCGCACGTCGTCACGATCGCGCTGCCGGAGACGGCGACGGTCCCTGCGGGGGAGCGGATCACCGTGACCGTCGCCTTCGTCGGTCTGGCACCGGCCGCCAGCTACGCCAACACCGACTTCAGCGTCCGGACCGATCACCTGCCCGCGCCCGCGCACCCGGAGCGCGGTGTGACCGTCGGCGACGGCGCGGGCAGCCAGACCAGCGTCGGCGAGGTCCGGCTGACCACGTCGTCCCGCGAGGCCGGCCGCCCGGCGACGTGGAGCTACGGGTTCATGACCACCCACGAGCTCACGCCGCTCGTCGGTGAGATCACGATCACCGCGCCGGCGGGCACCCAGCTGCCGCCCGATCCGCGGGCGTACTCCCTGGCGGGCGTGGGGCTCAGCGTCATCAACCACACGAACACCCAGGTGACCCTCCAGGTCCTCAGCCACCTCCCGCCCCTCACGGCGGTCGACCTGCGGATCGACGGCGTCACGAACCCCCCGGCGGGGTCGTACGCCTTCGACGCGTTCAGCGTCCGGACGAACCGGGACAGCCGTCCTGCCCACCCCGATGCCGGGCAGACCTTCGCCGCCCCCGGCGCCAACGCGGTGAGCGAGGTCACCATCCGTCCCGACGACCCGACCGCGGGGGCGCGCACCGATTGGGAGGTGCGGTTCCGCACCAGCAGCATCGGTGGGCTCGCAGGCGGGTCGCACAGCGTCGACCTGGAGGCCCCGGTCGGCACGGTCCTGCCGGCCGACCCGTCGGCGTACACCTTCGGGGGCGCTCCCGCTCCCTCTGTCGTCCGCCACGAGCTTCACCGCGTCACGCTCATCGTCCCGACCACGGTCCAGGCGTCCCAGATCGCCCAGGTCGACATCGCCGGCGTCGTCAACCCCGGTCCGGAGCCGCTGCCGGTCACGCCCCTGGCGGTCGACAGCCCCGACGTCGAGGTGCCGGTCAGCTGCGGGCTCCGGTGGGACCCCCCGAGCCCGTGGCCGCAGTCGCCGCGCACCGACGGGGCCGTGCCGGTGCCCTTCTGGGACTCCACCCTCGCGAACCACGCCCACGGGTACGCCGGCAACCAGCTGCGCTGCATCGCCCAGCTCCAGGAGCTCGACGCCAGCGGGGCGTGGACCGACGTCGGGCCGGAGGTGGCGATGCGCACCACCGCGGGCAGCTCCGACATCGTCGAGGACGTGCTGCCGTTCGCCATGGCCGACGGCCAGTTCTCCGCGACCGTCCGGGTCGACTACGAGTTCTGGATGGCCCACGCAGGCACCCACCCGCTGGTGTCGACCAGCGCAGACCCCGATCCCGTCACCCCGGAGACCAGCCTCGATCGCTACCAGCCCCCGGGTCCGACGGCCTCGGTCACCGACGTCTGGGTGTGGCGGCAGTCCACCGAGCAGGACGGCGCCTGGCAGGTGTCGTTCACCACGAGCCCCGGCGGAGCACTCGCCCAGGGATCGGGCACCATCACGCTGGAGGGTCCACCGGGCTACACGTTCCCGCCGATCGGCGCCGGCGGGAACCTCCGGTACCAGGTGAACGGCGTGGACGTCACCGCAGGCGACCCACTCGGCGGTGGGCAGGTCGTCGAGCTGGTGACCCCCGTCGCCATCGCCGGCAACGAGCTGGTCGAGGTCGAGATCGAGATGTTCGAACCGCCCGACGGGGCCAACCGCGGCGCGTTCCTCTGGGACGAGCCGGTCCGCTGCGCCGGCATCCAACGGCAGGCCACCCCCGATCCGCAGACCACTCCGACCGGCGGCTGCGACATCGGCCGGGCCCTGTACACCGACAGCCACACGAGCCCGGTCACCCTCCTGCTGCAACCCTCTGCCCTGGTGCAGATGAGCGTGCTGCCCTACAAGATCATGTACCAGCCGCCGGGCGACGGGAGCTTCGCGTCGTTCGCGCTCACCCAGACCAGCTCGACCTCCACGGAGTTCGCGATCGGGCAGGGCCAGCAGCACGCCCAGGCGCAGAACGTCTACGCCTCCGTCGAGCACGAGGGCACCAGCGGTCTGTCCTTCGGACCGGTCGGCTTCCAGGCGTCCTTCGGCTACACCGACTTCTGGGACACCACCACCCGCTCGGTGCACGCCGAGGCGACCCAGGTCACCAACAGCGTGACCTACGAGCACGCGTTCACCAACGCCTGGGAGACCAGCCGCCTGGGCGCCTACGGGATCCAGGAGCTCGGCGACCCCGGCGCCCAACCCTGGGAGCACGACCAGTTCATCCTGCTCGTCAACCCCCAGTTCGCGGTGTGGAACCGCGGCGGGACGAGCGTCTACCAGATGATCGGCACGCAGGCGTCCGAGTGGGCGGTCAGCGCCCGCACGCTCCACCGGTGCGCCGACGGCGTGCCGCTGCCCGTGCCCGGCACGTACTACGACGACGTCGACGAGCAGATCATCCTCAGCCCGAGCGACTGCGACTCCCTCATCGGCCTCGACCCGTTCGCCCGGGCCGAGCGCAGCTCGGTCGATCCGCGCACCACCCTCGGCGACCTCGTCACCCCGCTGCAGGACATGGCCCAGGGCGTCCCGGGCGCCGGCACGAACGGCCAGCGGACCATCACGATCACCGAGACCGAGGCGCAGAGCCAGGCGACCGACCAGACCACCGCCTTCGAGAGCCAGCTCACCGAGATCGTCGGCAGCCAGTACGCCGTCAGCGCCGGGGCGAAGCTCGAGATCGAGGGCCTCTCCGGTGGCTACACCCTCACCGGCACCCTCAAGGGCAGCCAGACCGAGGAGCTGACCACGACGGTCAACTACCGCCAGAGCCGCACCACCGCCTCGTCGATCAGCCAGTCGGTCAGCGTCGAGCTGGGCGACTCGAAGAACCCGATGATCACGTCGCTGTGGCTCGACAGCCGCTGGGGCACCTTCGCTTTCCAGGTCCCCGCGCCCGACCTGGGGTCGCTCACCCCCGACACCGGTCGTCCCGGCACCCTCCTCGAGCTGACCGGGACCCACTTCTGGGCCGGTCCCGCCTGGGCGACGTTCTGCCCCGTCGACGGATCGCCGTGCGCCGACGGCCACGTCGTGGACCAGCTCAGCGACCAGCGCGTGTTCGTCGTCGCCCCCGACCTGCCACCCGGCACGGTCGCGGAGGTCCGCGCCCACGGGCCGGGCGGTCCGAGCGCCCCGCAGACGTTCACCTACGAGCCGGCCACCGGACCACCCCCCGGACCCGGTGGGGGAGGGGGCGGCGGCGGCCCCGTGGGTCCACCCCTCGACCCGGTCGGCGACATCGCGGTGACCCCCTTCAGCGGACCGGCCCACCAGACCCACGACGTGGTGCTGCAGGGCAGCGGCGTCGAGCAGGCCCTCGAGGTGCACGCCTGCACCTTCGACGGGTCGGCCTGCACCGCCCTGCCCGCCCCCGAGCCGGGTGGCGACGACGCCATCGAGGTCACGCTCCCCCCGATGGGACCGGGGACGATCCGGTTGGTCGTCGTCGGACCTGACGGCCACCAGCCGGTGGTCGACAGCCCGGTGTTCATCTACACCGCACCCGGCCCGACGATCACGTCGGTCACGCCGGCGACCGGCCCGGCAGCCGGTGGCGGGTCGGTCGTGATCGCCGGCACCGACCTCGGCGGCGCCACCAGGGTGCGCTTCGGCGACGTCGATGCGCCCTTCGCGGTGCTGTCCGACGGCACCATCCGCGCGTGCGCACCCGCGATCGTCACCGTCGCGCCGACCACCGTGGTGCCCGTGCAGGTCACGACCGGCGACGGCACCAGCCCACCCGGCGACGCCGCGCTGTTCACCTACACCGCTGAGGGCTCCGCAGGGACCTGCACGCTGCCGTCGACGTCCACCACGCCGCAGGTGACCGGCGTCGACCCGGCCTTCGGTCCGCTCGAGGGCGGGACCCCCATCCGCATCGAGGGCCGCGACTTCCAGGCGACCACCGAGCCGCACACGACCGCAGACGGGACCAGCGCCAGCCGGGTCGTGCCCCCGCCGGTCTACGTCGGCGGCGTCGCCGCGACCGACGTCAGGTTCATCAGCCCCGCCGTGCTCGAAGCCGTCGTCCCCGCGGGTGACGCCACCGGCACCGTGCCGGTCCGCGTCGGCGGGCCGGGCGGCCTGAGCCCCCTCGCCGCCGGTGCGACGTTCACCTACGTGGAGGACTCCGGGTGCCTCGGCTGTGACGACCCCCGCGACCCGTCGGCGCTGTCCCTCGACCTCGTGCGGCCGGACGTCATCGGTGACGGCAGCGACGACGTCGTGCAGATCGCCGCGGTGACCGACGACGACGGCCATCCCGTCGACGGCGTCGAGGTGACCTTCGGCGACGGCACCCGCGGCGTCGGCGGTGCGGTGTCGACCGACCGGTTCGGGCGGGCACGGACGGTCGCGGGGGTGACCGGCGAGGGAGCGCGGTCGCTCACCGCCACGGCTGTCGGGCTGTCGAGCACCGCAGAGGTGATCGGCTGGCCGGTCCCGGTCGTCACCGCTGTGACCCCGCTCACGCTGTCCGCCGACGGCGGGACGGTGGTGACGATCACCGGGCAGGACCTCGAGGGGGCGACGGCGGTGCAGATCGGCTCGGCCCGCGTGGCAGAGGGCGATCCGGGGTGGGGCGGGGTCGACGCGGCGGCGGACCCGCAGGTGCTGACCGTCACCGCGCCACCCGGCAGCGGGAGGGTCTCGCTGCGGGTCGCCAACCCCGCGGCGGCGTCCGCGCCGACCGCGGTGTCCTACGACGGGCAGCGCCTCGAGCCCTTCACCCCAGGGATCATCCGCATCGCCGGCGCCGACCGGTTCGCCACCGCGGCCGCGCTGTCGGCAGCCGCGTTCGACCCCGGCGTCGACGTCGCCTACGTGGCGACCGGCGAGGGCTTCGCCGACGCCCTCAGCGGCGGGGTCGCGGCGGCGCTGGACGATGCGCCGATGCTCCTGGTGGGACGGGACGCCCTGCCCCCTGCCACGGCGGCCGAGCTCGACCGCCTCGACCCGGGTCGGATCGTCGTGCTGGGCGGTCCGGCGGCGGTGTCCGACGCGGTCGTCGACGCGCTCGCCGTCCACACCTCGGGCGGCGTGACCCGCCTGTCCGGCTCCGACCGGTTCGCGACGTCGGCGGCCGTGTCCGCCGCGACGTTCCCGGCCGGGGCGGACACCGTGTACATCGCGACCGGGACCGACCACCCCGACGCGCTCGCGGGCGTGCCGGCTGCCGCGCAGGTCCCGGGCCCGGTGCTGCTGGTCGGCGGTGACGCCGTGCCCCCGGTCGTCGCCGAGGAGATCACGCGTCTCGACCCAGGTCGGATCGTGGTGCTGGGCGGTCCGGCGGCGGTGGGCGAGGACGTCGTCCGGCAGCTGGACGGCGTCGCGATGGTGGCGCGCCTCGCCGGCGCCGATCGTCACGCCACCGCCGGCCTCGTGGCTGCCCACGCCTTCCCGGAGGCCGTCGACACGGTGGTGATCGCGACCGGTCAGGCCTACCCCGACGCCCTCGCTGGTGGCGCGGTCGCCGGCGCGATGCCGGCCCCGCTGCTGCTGACCGGCACGTCGGCCCTGCCGGAGGTGACCGCCGCACAGCTCGAGCGGCTCGCGCCCGAGCGCATCATCATCCTCGGCGGCCCATCGGCGGTGGGCGGCGAGGTCGAGGCGGTCTTGGCGGCCCTGGTGGGGTAG